A region of the Vallitalea longa genome:
ATATTTAAAATAATCATACTTACCAAAACACTTATAACCGAAATAAGACTACTTACCAGTTGAGGTAAACTTTGACTGAGAAACTGTCTCAACGTATCCGTGTCATTAGTATAAACAGACATAATATCTCCATGAGCATGAGTATCAAAATATTTAATAGGAAGAGATTCCATATGAGTGAAAAGGTCTATTCTCAACTTTCTCATGGTTCCCTGACTTACTGTAACCATTATCCTATTAAACACATAAGCACATATTATCCCTATAAGATAAATCCCTGCAATACCTACTAAAGCTGAAAACAATCCACTAAAATCAGGATTATCAACTTTTGTGAGAGGTATTATATAATCGTCAATCAATGATTGCATGAACATTGTTCCTGTTACTGTAGCCACAGCTGAACCTATTATCCCAATTAATACGAACAATAGATGAAATTTATAATCATGAAATAAAATACCCAATAGTCTCTTCATTACATAGCCCCCTTCTGATCAAAATCACCACTACTATCTCTTTGATTTTCATAGATGGTGCTGTATATTTTGTTAGTTTTTATAAGGTCTTCGTGAACACCAATATCATTTATTTTCCCATCATCAACTATGATTATCCTATCCGCATCTTTTACACTTGAAATTCTCTGAGCTATTATAAATTTTGTGGTATATGGTATTTCTTCTAAAAATGCTTTTCTGATTCTTGCATCAGTAGCTGTATCTACTGCACTTGTTGAGTCATCCAATATAAGTATTTTTGGTCTCTTTAGTAATGCCCTTGCTATACAAAGACGCTGTTTTTGCCCTCCAGATACGTTGGAACCACCTTGCTCAATATATGTTTCATATTTATCTGGAAAAGCTTGTACAAAATCGTCTGCACATGCCATCTTACAAGCTTGTACACACTCTTCATATGTTGCATCCTTATTACCCCAACGTAAATTCTCTAATATCGTACCAGAAAACAGTTCATTCTTCTGGAGAACTACTGCTACCTCATCTCTCAATACTTTCAGGTCATATTTTCTTACATCAAGACCACCTACGCTAACAGTACCACTGTTTACATCATATAATCTACTTATAAGACTTACTAGACTTGTTTTGGAACTACCTGTACTACCAATGATACCTATTGTTTCTCCAGATGAAACTGAAAAATTAATATCATCCAGAACATTTTTAATGCTATCTTTTTTATATGTAAAATTAACATGCTTAAATTCTACACTACCATCTTTTACTGCCATTATTGGATTTTCAGGATTTTTGATATCAGTTTCTTCATCAAGTACCTCAGTGATTCTCTTAGCACTGGACATACTGATTGTTATCATAACAAATAGCATTGAAATCATCATTAAGTTCATTAATATGCTCATAATATATGTAAACAGACTTGTAAGTTCACCTGTAGTAAGTGATCCTCCAACTATAAGATGAGCTCCCATCCATGAAACTGCCAATATGCAACTATATATTGCTAACATCATTATAGGATTGTTTAGTACTATCCTTCCTTCGGCTTTTACAAATTTCTTATATAGATTATCTACGGCATTAATGAATTTCTCATTTTCGAATTTCTCTCGTACGAATCCTTTTACAACTCTTATTCCAGTAACATTTTCTTGAACACTTGCATTCAATTTATCATATCCTTTAAATACCTTAGTAAATATAGGCATGACAGATTTTATAATCGTAAAAAGAGCAATAGAAAGAAACACTATAACTATTAAAAATATAATACTGACCTGAGGTGCTATAATTACAGACATTATCAGTGCACATATCAGCATAAGTGGAGCTCTGACACACAATCTAATTACCATCTGATATGAATTCTGCACATTGGTTACATCTGTTGTCATTCTCGTAACAAGTCCAGCAGTGCTGAATTTATCTATATTAGAAAAAGAGAAATCCTGTATATTAACGAACATGGCATCTCTAAGATTACGTGCAAATCCTGAAGAAGCATTAGCTGCAAATTTTCCAGCAGCTGCTCCACTAAATAATCCTACTAGTACTGCTATAATCATTATTCCCCCATATAAATAGATTTGGGAAATATTTCTCGCTTCAATTCCTTTATCAATGATAGCTGCCATCAATAATGGTATAGTGATATCAGTTACGACTTCCATTGCTGCAAATAGTATTGATAAAAAAGTTGATTTCTTATAATTTTTTACATATTTTATTAAAGTTTTTGTCATAATTCTCCTCCTAACCTTACTTGTAGCAAACTAGAAGATATTATACCAAACTTTCACACCTCAATATTCTATGCAGTTAAGTTAGTTAAAAGAATTATAGGTAGGAAAGTTGTGTTATATATATTAGTTCTATTTTTTTATCTACTAGTTTATTGCTTCATATAAATAACATTTTTAGTTTTGATGCTAATAGTTTTGAACCTAACTATTGATTTATTAATAAAAGTCGCTTATTAGCGACTATTTTTCTTATTGAAATTCTTGTTTAATCTTATTTAGTGTATGGATTAATTGATCTTGTTCCTTTTCAGATAATACTCTAGTGATTCTATTTTCAAAAATGGCTATTTCACTTGTCATTCTTTTATCTATATCAATTGCTTTTTCTGTTAGTATCACTTGTTTTAGTCTCGTATCCTCTTTAGAGTAAACTCTTTTTATAAGTCCTTTTTCTTCTAGGGTACGTAGCTTATTTGAAACTGTCGGTGCGGTTAATGACAAAAAATGTTCTATGTCTTTTTGATAAATTTCTTTATCATTATTTCTAGCTAAAAATGAAATGATTCTTGTATCGGTATGGAAAAGATTACCTTGTTCGCCTAATACTTTAAGTTTAACTTTTTCATGTGTCCTGTCTAGTTCACGTTTTATTAGATGTCCTGAAATCATTAATTGAAAACCGATTTTTTTATCTTCCATTAAAGCACCTCATTTACTTTTGTAGCTAACTGTTAGTATATAAAACAATTATTGGTTTGTCAATGTTATAAATGAGAAACTTTATTTATTTTGTTTATAATATTATACACATATTTAATTAACAATTAATTTTCTGTTAGCATAGTTTGTAATATTGATTTAATCATCAATGATTCCATTCTGTTGTTTTCATACCGCCGTCATTCATTATTCCTAATAAAATTCCTATTGTACATAAAGCTTTTATGATTGTCATTATCTGTTGGTTATTTACTTCTAAGCCAAGGTTTGTCAATATTAATATGACTGCACTTGTTATTCCTAAGACCGTTTTGGTGTTGGTTAATTTTTTAAGTATTTGTTTCATGGAAAAACCTCCTTTCTGTTGAGTATCTAGAATTTCATCTTATATTGCTTATTACTGCTAATATAGTAGCTGCTAAACCTACTATCCAGCCAACATATTCTCTATATGATTTCTTACTATTTGCATAATCTTCAAGTCTCTGTACTCTATCATCAACATCGTTAATTACTTGTCTAAGTCCATTATAATCTCTAATTAATGTCTTGGTTTCTGTCATAGCAATGGTTAAGTCATTGGTCTCTTTGGTGACTTTTTGCATTGCTTTATAGAATTCTTTTTGTGTGACAAGATTATTCATTGGTGTGACCTCCTTTTTCAAGTTTTATGGGATTAAGGTTATTGTAGCATGGAGGGACACGACATTAACACGAAGTATTTTATTAAAAAAACTATTCATATACATTAATGATATTAATATACATCATAAAAAAAATAACCTTCCACAATATTTGAAGTTATGGAAAGTCATTCTGTATTATAATTTATATTTTTTGTAATATGATTTTTATAAATAATTATATAAATAATATTATTATGGAACTTATAAATGTATAGTTTTTTCAAGTCTCTGTACCTGCCTCACTGATAGATATACTTCCTCAGCCGTTTGTTCTTGAGTCATTCCCTGTATAACTCTATGATAAAATATCTTCTCTCTATTACCTTGTAGCTGACTCATTATAGTATCAATATTTTCTTTTTCTTTTTGAAGACGAGTTAACTCTTCTTCATGTAATAATATATGAGAGTCTATTATTCTCATGTCTTTCAAGTAACTTTTGCAAGATATTTTTTCATCCTTAAATACCAGATTGCCTTCTCTTTTATTATTTATTACTTTTAACAGCAAGTCTTTTTCTTTCTTATAAGACTCTAATCTTAGCCTAATAATTGATATTCTTTTAATTAAATCCTCATAAGAACCATATATAATGTTCATATTTAACCTCCTATTTAATGTATCAATATCTCTTACCTATTTTTATATTATTGTAAAAATCAATTTAGTAAGCATAAAAATTGATAATACTTAGCTTTATTTTTCTATGAGAATAATTACAGTACTCAAATTGAGTATTCAAAAGTATAAATATATGCATCTAATCTATATATATAATTATTTTTGTGT
Encoded here:
- a CDS encoding ABC transporter ATP-binding protein — encoded protein: MTKTLIKYVKNYKKSTFLSILFAAMEVVTDITIPLLMAAIIDKGIEARNISQIYLYGGIMIIAVLVGLFSGAAAGKFAANASSGFARNLRDAMFVNIQDFSFSNIDKFSTAGLVTRMTTDVTNVQNSYQMVIRLCVRAPLMLICALIMSVIIAPQVSIIFLIVIVFLSIALFTIIKSVMPIFTKVFKGYDKLNASVQENVTGIRVVKGFVREKFENEKFINAVDNLYKKFVKAEGRIVLNNPIMMLAIYSCILAVSWMGAHLIVGGSLTTGELTSLFTYIMSILMNLMMISMLFVMITISMSSAKRITEVLDEETDIKNPENPIMAVKDGSVEFKHVNFTYKKDSIKNVLDDINFSVSSGETIGIIGSTGSSKTSLVSLISRLYDVNSGTVSVGGLDVRKYDLKVLRDEVAVVLQKNELFSGTILENLRWGNKDATYEECVQACKMACADDFVQAFPDKYETYIEQGGSNVSGGQKQRLCIARALLKRPKILILDDSTSAVDTATDARIRKAFLEEIPYTTKFIIAQRISSVKDADRIIIVDDGKINDIGVHEDLIKTNKIYSTIYENQRDSSGDFDQKGAM
- a CDS encoding MarR family winged helix-turn-helix transcriptional regulator; this translates as MEDKKIGFQLMISGHLIKRELDRTHEKVKLKVLGEQGNLFHTDTRIISFLARNNDKEIYQKDIEHFLSLTAPTVSNKLRTLEEKGLIKRVYSKEDTRLKQVILTEKAIDIDKRMTSEIAIFENRITRVLSEKEQDQLIHTLNKIKQEFQ